The following proteins are co-located in the Phocoena phocoena chromosome 1, mPhoPho1.1, whole genome shotgun sequence genome:
- the LYPLA2 gene encoding acyl-protein thioesterase 2, with translation MCGNTMSVPLLTDAATVSGAERETAAVIFLHGLGDTGHSWADALSTIRLPHVKYICPHAPRIPVTLNMKMVMPSWFDLMGLSPDAPEDEAGIKKAAENIKALIEHEMKNGIPANRIVLGGFSQGGALSLYTALTCPHPLAGIVALSCWLPLHRAFPQAANGSAKDLTILQCHGELDPMVPVRFGALTAEKLRSVVTPARVQFKTYPGVMHGSCPQEMAAVKEFLEKLLPPV, from the exons ATGTGTGGTAACACCATGTCTGTGCCCCTGCTCACCGATGCTGCCACTGTGTCTGGAGCTGAGCGGGAAACAGCTGCG GTTATTTTTTTACATGGCCTTGGAGACACAGG GCACAGCTGGGCTGACGCCCTCTCTACTATCCGGCTCCCTCACGTCAAGTACATCTGTCCCCATGC GCCTCGGATCCCTGTGACACTCAACATGAAGATGGTGATGCCCTCCTG GTTTGACCTGATGGGGCTGAGTCCAGATGCCCCAGAGGACGAGGCTGGCATTAAGAAGGCAGCAGAGAACA tcaaGGCCTTGATTGAGCATGAGATGAAGAATGGGATCCCTGCCAACCGGATCGTCCTGGGAGGCTTTTCAcag ggtGGAGCCCTGTCACTCTACAcagccctcacctgcccccacccTCTGGCTGGCATTGTGGCATTGAGCTGTTGGCTGCCTCTGCACCGGGCCTTCCCCCAG GCAGCCAACGGCAGTGCCAAGGACCTGACCATCCTTCAGTGTCATGGGGAGCTGGACCCCATGGTTCCCGTACGGTTTGGGGCCCTGACAGCCGAGAAGCTTCGGTCCGTTGTCACACCCGCCAGGGTCCAGTTCAAGACTTACCCCGGGGTCATGCATGGCTCCTGTCCTCAG gagaTGGCAGCTGTGAAGGAGTTTCTTGAGAAGCTGCTGCCTCCTGTCTAA